The nucleotide sequence GTCATCTCTTTCTTTTTCATTCAAAAAATAATCTTTAGTATCTTTTTTTCCAATTTTAAAGATTATCTCACTTACATAATCTCCACCTAAAAATTCATTGGTTTTCACTATGATAGATTTCTTTTGAAAATTCATCTGCTGGATCCAAATCGAATTTTCTACTCCTACAAAAAGTTTTCCCTGTTTCAAGAAGATAACAAAACTTTTTTTAGAAAGTTCCCCCACTATTTTATCCCATTCTGATTTTAAAATACCTTCCTTTAGGAGCCGGCTCTTAGTTATGGCTGCTTCCATCAGATCACTTACATCTACTAGATTTTTAACCATCTATCTCACCTCTGTGTACATAAAATCTTTTCGCTTCTATCTCTAGATCTGAGGTAGAACTAATAAATAGTTGTATCTCCCTCTTTTGAAAATATTTCAATATATTTTCCTTCCTTATGGAGTCAAAATAAGATGATATATCATCTATTATAAAGATAGGCGTTTCTTTTTTTTCTTTTATTATCATATCTATTTCAGATATTTTTAAGGCAAATACTATGGATTTTTTCTCCCCTTGAGATGAATAAGATTTGGCTTCCTTATTGTCTAAACGAAAGATAAAATCATCTCTTTGTGGACCAATAAGGGAATATCCATATCGTAATTCACGACCCCTTACCTCTTCATAACTTTTCTTTATTTTACCCTCTATTTCCTCCAAAGTAGGAGATCTTAATTCTCCTAAAAAGGATTTATACCCCAAGGTCAGCTCCTTTTCCCCATCAAATAATTTTCGATAGTTTAAAGACAATAACCTTGAAACATTTTTTACATAATCGATTCTTTTCTTTACTACTAATGATGCATATTTTATAAACTCTAAATTATAGATCTCAAACATTGGATCGTTGGTATTTCTATCCTTTAGATATTTATTTCTGAATTTTAACAGTTTGGATACCGACTTTAAATAAAGATAGTACTCTGGATCTGCCTGAGCTATCTCATAGTCAAAGAACGATCTTCTCACACTGGGCGACCCAATAATAAGCTCTATATCTTCTGGTATAAAAGATATAATATTTAATTTACCCAAAAATTCATCATACTTAATCGATTTCCTATTATAGGAATATATCTTCTTTTTTTCATCTACTTTTACCGATATGGATTTTAGTGCTATCCTATCCTCATAGTTAACAAAAGCTCCCATCTTATGGCGACCGTACTTTATCATTTCCTTATTTTTACTGGTTCGAAAACTCTTTCCTGTAACCGTAAAATAAACAGCCTCCAGTATACTAGTTTTCCCCTGACCATTTTTCCCTAAAAATAAGTTAAATCTACGATCAAATTCCAAGTGCTCATCATCTAAGTTTCTAAAATTGATCATATTCATATCTAGGATTTGCATCTTAGCACCTCTTACGCTATTACTTCTATCTTTTTACCGTCAAATTCTACGATATCTCCCACACGGATCTTCTTCCCTCTTCTAGTTTCGATCTCGCCATTTACTTTGACCATCTCTTCAGTAATTACATGTTTTGCATCTGATCCGCTACCTACTATATTGGCCCATTTCAATAATTGATCCAATTTAATAAATTCCGTTGTAATTTGTATTTTTTCCATTTCTTTACCTCCAAGTTTATTGAATATTTTCTAAACCAACTTAATCACTTTCCCTTTAAAAAGTTTTTCAAAGTAAGGATTAATTTTAATAAAATTTAGATCATCTATCCAATATAATTACACATTATATTTTATCACATTTCCCCTTTATTATCAATTAAAACGGCTTCTCAACAATCTGTCTTAATCCCACCATTAAAAAGTTTTTTAACCATCCTTATTTGACAGATTAGAGGGTCTCAGAAATAAAAAAATAGAACTCGAAAGTCCTATTTTTTTATTCCACTATTTTTTTATAAAAATTTTATCTCTCATAGGATTTTTTATATCCAATACAAAGTCTTTAAACTCTTTATAATCCTCTTTTTTTACAATTCCAACAGGAATATAGATCTCTCTAGTTATATCTATAATATTTTTATCTTGTTCTGAAATAAATTTATATTTTGCAGTTCTATCTCCTACCTTAAATTCCTTTACAATATTCAGCCCATTGATAAATTTTGAAGTTTCTAGAATATCTTTATTCTGACTAAGGTCTATTCTAAAAGTTTCCTTCGTAGATATCTCACTGTATATTTGATAGTCATGATCTCTTTTGTCTAAAGACAAACTTAAGTTAAGCTCCACAGGAGAAATCATAAAATATAGATATTTATCTTGATCTATAACCAAGTTATCAGCCTTTAAACTATACGACATTTTCATAGGGGTTTTATAATCCATAAAATCACCGAATTTAGTTTCCCCAACTATTGTAGTCGATGAGTTACCAAAATCTTGATCTATAACATTTTTCCTCTGAGTAGGAAGCATTTCCCCATAAGACCTTATAAAACTATCCCTTGCCCCCTTAAATTCAAGACTTACACCTATTTTTGCATCGTCATCTTCTAATTTATAGAGATAGTTTTTATTCTCCTTATAATCTATTTTTGGTTCATAGACCTGAGGGAGATAGTTATTTTTTCTAGAGATATAATTTGTTTTTTCATCAAATGCATCTAGGTATTTATATCTACTATTTAATAGAACTATTCTTCCATCGACGTATGTTCCTACAGTATATATCGAATGATTCATAGGATACTTTATCTGGTAAGGTGAACTTTTAAAAAATGAGTCTAATATGATCACAGGGTATATATCATCAATATTTTGTGCTCTAACGAGCCCTATAAATAATGCATTCAAATCAATTATAGACCCATATTTTTGATAGATAATCTGATCTAAATTTAGCGGTTTAAAATCTGATTGATCTAAATATATATTTTGAGCAGTAAAATTATTTATTACATATGAATATATTTTAGCTACTTTATCTATTTTTTCTTCGGTATTCCCTGCTATCTTATTAGAAAGCTCTCTGACCTTAGGGCTTATTTCTATATTATCCATGGATTTTAGTTTTTCTTTACTCAGATCTGACCAATCTTTATAAAAAGAATATACAACTTTATTTATATCTAATAAGAGGCTTACAGGCATAGCCTCCTCCCACTTTAAAACTTTTGTATTCTTCGAACTAAAGGTAAGGATATATCTATCATCTAAAACTTTTTTATCCTCAACTATATTATCTCCTACAACCTCATAGTTTAGCTTCATAGATTTTGGATAATCTATCATTTTAGTTTTATTTACAGATGGAATTTCACCATCAAAAGGTTCATTCCCACCTAGAGGGGAAGTATACTTAGTTTTAATAGTATAATCAGTTATAATATAAGTTCCCGGTTCTACTTTGGAAAAATTAACTATCCTATTTTTATTGTGAACATATGAAGGCGAATATATTGCCAGTTCATCATCTTGTTCAATACTTTGGTTTTTAGGTATTGAAATTTTTTTGTAATCTTTTGTCACCGTATACATTTCTCCCAAGATCAATTTTTCATTGGTTGGATCGTAATTTATAATTATATCTGACAATTTTTTCTTTCCTTCATAATTAATTACCTTAGTGACCTTAAACTTATTGATCTCGCTGCTTCCATCTTTATGAACAGTTAATTTTTCATTGTTTACCAACTGAACTGCTCCTAATTCAGCATACTCCTCAGGAAGTTTATTGTTATCTTTAATAATCTTTATAACTTCACTAAATTTATATCCCATCTTATCTGAATTTTCATCGTTTCCCGACTTAAATTTCGTACACCCCACAAAAACAAAGGTCATCAAAGTCATATATATAAATAATTTTACTTTATTTTTCATCTATTTTCACCCCTTTTATCAAGAATAAATTGTTATTATTTGATAGTTCCCCTATCTCTTTTTTTATCTCCTGATATTTTTCTTTAGGAAAATGAATTTTTGAATTTTCCAAATAATAACTAGTATCCAATATATTATTTTTTACTTTGGAAGTAAATACCGTTTTAAATCCAGCATAATCTATTGTCTTAGGTTTTGGTATGGAAATATTTGAAATACTCTCTGAAAATTCCAAACGATAGTTTACAGTGAAACTTGTGGGTGAATTTAATTTAAAATCATATTTCCTTTCAGCTAATGAAAATGGGTGTGAAATTAACCCCTCATACATAAAATGAATACTAGGATCAGCACCACTGAAGGGTATAAATATATAATCATTGATCTTTTTTCCATATCCAGGTATCTCGATATCAGCTTTTATAGTATATTTAGAATCCATATTTTTAGGATCTGAAGTTATAATCTTTGTTGTTATTATACTAGGGTTAACCCTATTTATAAGCCCCGTTATCACCTTATCCAAGTCATATTTATTCATATTCATAGATATAGATCTCAATCCACCATCAGCTACTCCTGAAAATGTAAATTCAATAATTCCCATAGCATTATAGTCACTGTCTAATTTTAGATCTATCGTTACACTTGAATTATTCTCTGCAGCCGGTGACATAGGAGTATTCCTCAATGTATCACCATCTTTACGAGATATTAGATAGGAGTTATCCTCTTCATGTTTAGGTAAAAAATCCTTAGTAGTTTCATATGTCGGATCCAACATATGCATTGGCTCACCATTTTCATCATAGGCTATCGTTATCATATGGTTAAACATATCAATCGGAACCTCAGGGTTAAGTTTTGATCCTGCGCTCATAAGAACCGTATCTGACTTAATTCCAGCTTCATTCAGCATAGCACTCAAAAGGGTGGCTTTATCTCTACACACTCCCCCTCTAGTTTTAAACGTATAAGATATATCGTGAGGCTCTAGGCCAGGTCTGTTCTTTTCTCCATCTACTCCTAGATATCTTATGTTTCTAGCTACCCAATAGAAGATATTCTCTATTTTTTCATCCCTTGTCTTGGC is from Psychrilyobacter atlanticus DSM 19335 and encodes:
- the recF gene encoding DNA replication/repair protein RecF (All proteins in this family for which functions are known are DNA-binding proteins that assist the filamentation of RecA onto DNA for the initiation of recombination or recombinational repair.), yielding MQILDMNMINFRNLDDEHLEFDRRFNLFLGKNGQGKTSILEAVYFTVTGKSFRTSKNKEMIKYGRHKMGAFVNYEDRIALKSISVKVDEKKKIYSYNRKSIKYDEFLGKLNIISFIPEDIELIIGSPSVRRSFFDYEIAQADPEYYLYLKSVSKLLKFRNKYLKDRNTNDPMFEIYNLEFIKYASLVVKKRIDYVKNVSRLLSLNYRKLFDGEKELTLGYKSFLGELRSPTLEEIEGKIKKSYEEVRGRELRYGYSLIGPQRDDFIFRLDNKEAKSYSSQGEKKSIVFALKISEIDMIIKEKKETPIFIIDDISSYFDSIRKENILKYFQKREIQLFISSTSDLEIEAKRFYVHRGEIDG
- the yaaA gene encoding S4 domain-containing protein YaaA, with the protein product MEKIQITTEFIKLDQLLKWANIVGSGSDAKHVITEEMVKVNGEIETRRGKKIRVGDIVEFDGKKIEVIA
- a CDS encoding DUF3857 domain-containing protein; its protein translation is MKNKVKLFIYMTLMTFVFVGCTKFKSGNDENSDKMGYKFSEVIKIIKDNNKLPEEYAELGAVQLVNNEKLTVHKDGSSEINKFKVTKVINYEGKKKLSDIIINYDPTNEKLILGEMYTVTKDYKKISIPKNQSIEQDDELAIYSPSYVHNKNRIVNFSKVEPGTYIITDYTIKTKYTSPLGGNEPFDGEIPSVNKTKMIDYPKSMKLNYEVVGDNIVEDKKVLDDRYILTFSSKNTKVLKWEEAMPVSLLLDINKVVYSFYKDWSDLSKEKLKSMDNIEISPKVRELSNKIAGNTEEKIDKVAKIYSYVINNFTAQNIYLDQSDFKPLNLDQIIYQKYGSIIDLNALFIGLVRAQNIDDIYPVIILDSFFKSSPYQIKYPMNHSIYTVGTYVDGRIVLLNSRYKYLDAFDEKTNYISRKNNYLPQVYEPKIDYKENKNYLYKLEDDDAKIGVSLEFKGARDSFIRSYGEMLPTQRKNVIDQDFGNSSTTIVGETKFGDFMDYKTPMKMSYSLKADNLVIDQDKYLYFMISPVELNLSLSLDKRDHDYQIYSEISTKETFRIDLSQNKDILETSKFINGLNIVKEFKVGDRTAKYKFISEQDKNIIDITREIYIPVGIVKKEDYKEFKDFVLDIKNPMRDKIFIKK
- a CDS encoding DUF3857 domain-containing transglutaminase family protein — encoded protein: MVKKFIILLTIWFSSISFSAYIHKNEAIKILSPIVAEDYKEYNEVYIVNNLTERDELGEGTITTEIYRKILNTTSKKDNSLYFDYDANYSGLDIAIIELIKANGKIIELDPKKILEEKINGASQEKNIYTTQHKTLSGTIPNLEIGDIIYTKSIEIIKKARIEGHFSGGITLESSAKFINNYEKLTFPKDIKLYVHELNKVGFKYDQKRTEIKDKQIYEWNVRDNSLVTRESNMEDIAFSLNYIEYTTIPNWEYISKWSYELVLPHLTMDDDIRNKVEELTKDAKTRDEKIENIFYWVARNIRYLGVDGEKNRPGLEPHDISYTFKTRGGVCRDKATLLSAMLNEAGIKSDTVLMSAGSKLNPEVPIDMFNHMITIAYDENGEPMHMLDPTYETTKDFLPKHEEDNSYLISRKDGDTLRNTPMSPAAENNSSVTIDLKLDSDYNAMGIIEFTFSGVADGGLRSISMNMNKYDLDKVITGLINRVNPSIITTKIITSDPKNMDSKYTIKADIEIPGYGKKINDYIFIPFSGADPSIHFMYEGLISHPFSLAERKYDFKLNSPTSFTVNYRLEFSESISNISIPKPKTIDYAGFKTVFTSKVKNNILDTSYYLENSKIHFPKEKYQEIKKEIGELSNNNNLFLIKGVKIDEK